A single region of the Pseudorhodoplanes sp. genome encodes:
- a CDS encoding malonyl-CoA decarboxylase, protein MSTSFFSDLLQTISDRGRALLERTGARRTDAGTRSEDFVELCEELLSGRGEASGVALAREILNRYEELTIGPRIHFFEALAQRFGPDRELLEAAIKDWQESPSDSSALRLHEAAEPRRQELFRRLNLAPGGTAGLVRMREQLIDAMDHREDLAVVDADFVHLFSSWFNRGFLVLRRIDWSTPANILEKIIRHEAVHKINSWDDLRRRIDPADRHCYAFFHPALVDEPLIFVEVALMRDIPGAIAPILTAHRESIDPEKATTAVFYSISNCQRGLAGVSFGNFLIKQVVEEISRDIPRLSNFVTLSPVPGFAEWLRRERQADKSLALSQDDLEALTKLDVEGWWQRPDTREGVQEPLLRAAAWYLLHARNRRGLPVDPVARFHLGNGARLEQIHSLADGSENGMRQSFGVMVNYLYDLDDIEKNHEAYAASRTIAASNAVKKLARAAPGEVVPLAS, encoded by the coding sequence ATGAGCACCTCATTCTTCAGCGATCTGCTGCAGACCATATCCGATCGTGGCCGTGCATTGCTCGAGCGCACCGGTGCGCGGCGCACCGATGCCGGCACACGTTCGGAGGATTTTGTCGAACTTTGCGAGGAGCTGTTGTCAGGCCGGGGCGAGGCGTCGGGTGTCGCCTTGGCGCGCGAGATTCTCAATCGCTACGAAGAATTGACCATCGGGCCGCGCATCCATTTTTTTGAAGCGCTGGCACAGCGTTTCGGCCCGGATCGCGAGCTGCTTGAAGCTGCGATCAAGGATTGGCAGGAATCTCCGTCGGATTCCTCGGCCCTGCGCCTGCACGAAGCCGCCGAGCCGCGCCGGCAGGAATTGTTCCGCAGGCTCAATCTCGCGCCCGGCGGCACCGCTGGGCTGGTGCGCATGCGCGAACAACTGATCGACGCCATGGACCATCGCGAGGATCTCGCGGTGGTCGACGCCGATTTCGTGCATCTGTTTTCGTCCTGGTTCAATCGTGGCTTTCTGGTCTTGCGGCGCATCGACTGGTCGACGCCGGCCAACATCCTGGAAAAGATCATCAGGCACGAAGCCGTGCACAAGATTAACTCCTGGGATGATCTGCGCCGCCGCATCGATCCTGCCGACAGGCACTGCTATGCCTTCTTCCATCCGGCTCTGGTTGACGAACCGCTGATTTTCGTCGAGGTCGCGCTCATGCGTGACATTCCCGGCGCGATTGCGCCGATCCTGACCGCGCATCGTGAATCCATCGACCCCGAAAAGGCGACGACCGCGGTCTTCTATTCGATCTCCAACTGCCAGCGCGGCCTCGCCGGCGTGTCCTTCGGCAATTTCCTGATCAAGCAGGTGGTTGAGGAAATCTCGCGCGACATTCCGCGGCTGTCGAATTTCGTCACGCTGTCGCCGGTGCCCGGCTTTGCCGAATGGCTGCGCCGCGAACGGCAGGCCGACAAGTCCCTCGCCTTGTCGCAGGACGACCTCGAAGCGCTGACCAAACTCGATGTCGAAGGCTGGTGGCAGCGTCCGGATACGCGCGAAGGCGTGCAAGAGCCGCTGTTGCGCGCCGCCGCCTGGTACTTGCTGCATGCCCGCAACCGACGCGGTTTACCGGTCGACCCGGTGGCGCGGTTCCATCTGGGAAATGGCGCGCGACTCGAGCAGATCCATTCTCTGGCCGACGGCTCGGAAAATGGCATGCGCCAGTCGTTCGGGGTAATGGTTAACTATCTGTACGATCTCGATGACATCGAGAAAAACCATGAAGCCTATGCGGCAAGCCGAACCATCGCGGCCTCGAACGCGGTGAAGAAACTGGCGCGCGCGGCCCCCGGCGAAGTCGTGCCGCTCGCAAGCTGA
- a CDS encoding GntR family transcriptional regulator, whose product MAAHATERLKDDIENEIAAGRLLPGDRLDEVSLAERYGVSRTPIREALHSLAASGLVEVRPHRGAIVVDIGPDRLLEMFEVMAELEAMCARHTARRMTEADHRELVAAHEACGLAQEAGDCDRYYYENARFHIAIYNSSHNEFLAEQARALHRRLQPYRRLQVRVRNRLAASYREHGGVLEAIAAGNSELAADRLRAHVLVQGERFTDLVASIRTMKRTG is encoded by the coding sequence ATGGCCGCACATGCGACCGAACGCCTGAAGGACGACATCGAGAATGAAATCGCGGCCGGCCGCCTGCTCCCGGGCGACCGACTGGACGAGGTTTCGCTTGCGGAGCGTTACGGCGTCTCGCGCACGCCGATCCGGGAAGCCCTGCACTCACTGGCGGCATCCGGACTGGTCGAAGTGCGCCCGCATCGTGGTGCGATTGTCGTCGATATCGGCCCCGACCGTCTGCTGGAGATGTTCGAGGTGATGGCGGAGCTTGAGGCCATGTGCGCCCGCCATACCGCGCGCCGCATGACCGAGGCCGACCACCGCGAACTGGTTGCCGCGCATGAGGCTTGCGGGCTGGCGCAAGAGGCGGGTGACTGCGACCGCTATTATTACGAAAATGCGCGATTTCACATCGCGATCTACAACAGCAGCCACAACGAATTTCTGGCCGAGCAGGCGCGCGCCTTGCACCGCCGCCTACAGCCTTACCGCCGTCTGCAAGTGCGGGTACGCAACCGGCTGGCGGCATCCTACCGCGAACATGGCGGAGTGCTTGAAGCGATCGCCGCCGGAAACAGCGAACTGGCCGCCGACCGGCTGCGCGCGCATGTCCTTGTTCAGGGCGAACGCTTTACCGATCTCGTCGCATCCATTCGAACGATGAAGCGGACCGGGTGA
- a CDS encoding ABC transporter ATP-binding protein: MTETLVDAPPMSPQVQAKSPLLAVEDLHVHFLTSRGVVRAVEGLSYHVNPGEIVAIVGESGSGKSVSALSVMRLLPKHTGRIPRGRIIFNGRNLLDLDDEQMREIRGRDISMIFQEPMTSLNPILTIGMQITEPLLIHMGMTQEQAKARAVELLTLVGIPDPARRLDQYPHQFSGGMRQRVMIAIGLACNPRLIIADEPTTALDVTIQAQILELMKDLSRKLNIALIVITHNLGVVARYADRVIVMYAAKLVEEGDADPVFHRPRHPYTMGLLRSVPRLDRPRGTKLETIEGLPPNAAAPPAGCRFAPRCPYKIAVCDQEPPLYKTDTGGLSRCHRHTEIAEGKIVWSASEAGSRQVTKESGPPLLSVKNLVKHFAVSGGLRDKSGVVRAVQDVNFNIYPGETLGLVGESGCGKTTVGRLILQLEEPTSGEILFEGKDLAKTSAAELKAVRRKVQVIFQDPYSSLNPRMTVGQIIGEPLHVYKLAPGRKAQEERVAQLLEQVGLRPEMATRYPHQLSGGQRQRVGIARALAMEPSFIVCDEAVSALDVSIQGQIINLLEDLQRRLDLAYLFIAHDLAVVRHISMRVVVMYFGRVMEVADSDSIYRGPLHPYTKVLLDAAPVPDPAVEKGRAPRLIKGELPSHLAPPTGCVFNTRCPLASEECRQVVPELREIRRGHFAACIKV; this comes from the coding sequence ATGACCGAGACACTCGTGGACGCTCCGCCGATGTCACCGCAGGTTCAGGCAAAATCGCCACTGCTTGCGGTCGAGGACCTCCATGTCCATTTTCTGACCTCGCGCGGCGTGGTGCGGGCCGTCGAAGGCCTCAGCTATCACGTCAATCCGGGCGAGATCGTCGCCATTGTCGGTGAATCGGGGTCGGGCAAGTCGGTCTCGGCGCTGTCGGTCATGCGATTGCTCCCGAAGCACACCGGGCGCATTCCAAGAGGCCGCATCATCTTCAACGGCCGCAATCTGCTCGATCTTGATGACGAACAGATGCGGGAAATCCGCGGCCGCGACATTTCGATGATCTTCCAGGAACCGATGACCTCGCTCAACCCGATCCTCACGATCGGCATGCAGATCACCGAGCCACTCCTCATCCATATGGGCATGACCCAGGAGCAGGCGAAAGCGCGCGCCGTCGAATTGCTGACGCTGGTCGGCATTCCCGATCCGGCGCGGCGGCTCGACCAGTATCCGCACCAGTTCTCCGGCGGCATGCGCCAGCGCGTGATGATCGCGATCGGCCTTGCCTGCAATCCGAGACTCATCATTGCCGACGAGCCGACCACCGCGCTCGACGTCACCATTCAGGCGCAGATCCTCGAACTGATGAAGGATCTGTCGCGGAAGCTGAACATCGCGCTGATCGTCATCACGCATAATCTCGGCGTGGTGGCCCGCTATGCCGACCGCGTGATCGTGATGTACGCGGCGAAGCTCGTTGAGGAAGGGGACGCCGACCCGGTCTTCCACCGGCCGCGTCATCCCTACACCATGGGGCTGCTGCGTTCGGTGCCGCGGCTCGACCGGCCGCGCGGCACCAAGCTGGAAACAATTGAGGGCCTGCCACCCAATGCAGCGGCCCCGCCCGCCGGCTGCCGCTTCGCCCCGCGCTGCCCTTACAAGATTGCAGTCTGCGACCAGGAGCCGCCACTTTACAAGACCGACACCGGCGGCCTGTCGCGTTGCCATCGCCACACCGAGATTGCCGAGGGCAAGATTGTGTGGAGCGCGTCGGAAGCAGGAAGCCGGCAGGTCACAAAAGAAAGCGGACCTCCTCTTTTGTCGGTCAAGAATCTCGTCAAGCATTTCGCCGTCAGCGGCGGTCTGCGCGACAAGTCGGGCGTCGTGCGCGCGGTGCAGGACGTGAACTTCAATATCTATCCGGGCGAGACGCTTGGGCTGGTCGGCGAATCCGGATGCGGGAAGACCACTGTCGGCCGCCTTATTCTGCAACTCGAAGAGCCGACCTCCGGAGAGATCCTGTTCGAAGGCAAGGATCTCGCCAAGACCTCGGCCGCCGAGCTGAAGGCGGTGCGGCGCAAGGTGCAGGTCATCTTCCAGGATCCTTATTCGTCGCTCAATCCGCGTATGACGGTCGGCCAGATCATCGGCGAACCGCTGCATGTCTACAAGCTCGCGCCCGGCAGGAAGGCGCAGGAAGAGCGTGTCGCTCAATTGCTGGAGCAGGTTGGACTGCGTCCCGAAATGGCGACGCGCTACCCGCATCAGCTCTCCGGCGGACAGCGTCAGCGCGTCGGCATCGCGCGGGCGCTGGCGATGGAGCCCTCCTTCATCGTCTGCGACGAGGCGGTGTCGGCGCTCGATGTGTCGATCCAGGGCCAGATCATCAATCTGCTCGAAGACCTGCAACGCAGGCTTGACCTCGCCTATCTTTTTATTGCGCACGATCTCGCGGTCGTTCGCCACATCTCGATGCGCGTCGTTGTGATGTATTTCGGACGGGTCATGGAAGTCGCCGACAGCGACTCCATCTATCGCGGCCCGCTGCACCCCTATACGAAAGTGCTACTCGACGCCGCTCCCGTGCCTGATCCCGCGGTGGAAAAGGGGCGCGCGCCGCGGCTAATCAAAGGCGAATTGCCGAGCCATCTGGCGCCGCCCACGGGATGCGTCTTTAATACACGTTGCCCGCTGGCAAGCGAGGAATGCCGCCAGGTCGTTCCGGAGCTGCGCGAGATACGCCGGGGTCATTTTGCCGCGTGCATCAAAGTGTGA